A stretch of DNA from Parcubacteria group bacterium:
GAAGAGCAAAAGATCATGCAAAAAGCAATTTCCGGCACAGATATAATCGTTTTTTGGGAAACGGGTCTGCCACGCAAGAATGCATTTTTAGTGGGTTGGCTCAACAAAAATGCTGATGAAGTTCTCGAAGGGAAAAAACTCGTTGGTCATGATTTGACCATGTGGATCACACAATATGCCAAAAAATGTAATGCGAAAATTGACAGAGAGACGGTCGATGAGCTCGTTCTCTATGTAGGCAATGATCTATGGCGATTGGCACAAGAGATTGATAAATTGTCAGCATATGTGTCCGGACGTGTCATTGCAGTTGAAGATGTACACGTTTTGGTGCATGGGCAGATTGATGCGGATATGTTTGCAACGATTGAGGCAATCGTTGCACGAGACAAGGGACATGCACTGACATTGCTCAAAAAACAGCTTGCCAAAGGTGATGATCCCTTCCATATTTTTAGCATGTATACATATCAGATCCGCACGTTGCTTCTCGTTGGTGGTGCATCACAATGGGGCGTGGTTCAGGATAGAAATGTTGTTGCAAAGCTTGCGGGGGTGCACCCGTTTGTCGCACAAAAAGCACTTCTCCTTGTCAAAAAAGTCTCACAAAAAGTACTAACAAACGCACATAAGCACCTAACGGTTCTGGACAGAGAGATCAAAACCGGTAAACGGGATGTGCAGAGTGCATTGGATCTTTTTGTCATGGGGATATAGAAAATGTAAAACAATTATTCACCTTTTTCTACATATTATAAAATTATCTGACAAATGTACGTCTTTGCGAGGAGGAACGACGAAGCAATCTTAAATATTGAAAAAAATACAGTATATCCAAACAAGTTTGCTTCGTCGTTCCTCCTCGCAAAGACAAGAGTTTTAGAGATATTTTCTTGGGAAAAGGTGAATAGGGACAATGTAAAAAATTGCCAAAATATTCTTTGTGTGGCACTATAATGGAATAAAAGGCATATCACATGTGGTATTGCCGTTTGTTCTTTTATCAATACATGGAGATAAAAAGGAGAGGAGAAAATGTCGTGGATCATATTTCAACCAATTTACAAGGAGGCGATATGGGGCGGTCTCAATTTAGCAACGCTCTTTAGAAGAAAGTTGCCACAGAAATCTTCGCACATTGCAGAAAGCTGGGAAATTGTTGATCGACCCAATAATCAATCTTGCGTAAGGTATAAACAACAAAAGACAACATTGAGAGAGGTTATATTATCCGATGGTGCTTACGTGATGGGTCCGAGATGGGACGCACAAGATCGATTTCCGATACTTGTGAAATTATTGGATTGCAATGATCGCTTGAGTCTGCAAGTACATCCGCCACATGAAATAGCAAAAAAATTTGGTGGTGATGCTAAGGATGAATTTTGGTATGTGATAGAAACCACAAAGGAGGAAGCCCAAATTTTTGCCGGTTTGAAAAAAGGTGTGACGCGAGAAATTTTCATACAAGCATTGGATCAAAGGAACCTGGAGTCGTGTTTGCACGCGGAGAAATGTGAGAAAGGGAAGTCGATCTTTATCCCAAGTGGACGGTTGCATGCGATCGATACAGGGAATGTCATATTGGAAATTCAAAAGAATTCCACGACAACATTTCGTGTGTATGATTGGGATCGTCCCGGTCTCGATGGCAAACCGCGCCAATTGCATATTAAGGAGTCACTGTCTAGTACCAATTTCAGTGATTATGAACCGCATATGCATAAAAATCTCTCAAATGCGATTCTGGCGACGAATTCTTCATTTACTGTGACTGCAACAACGATCGAGCACGCTGGTAAGCCGCTAGCACTGAGAGCAAACCACTGTCCACGACTATTACATGTTGTGGAAGGCACAGTATTTGACCAGAACACTGGTGCAATTTTGCACATTGGGTCAACGGCTCTTCTGCCATATGCAGAAAGTTTCTCAATTTCCACAAGTGATGTTGCAAAAGTTCTTGTGACACGTATCCATGTGTGATGCGTCAAAAATGTGACAAAAAAATGAAACCCACATACTTGGAGCTACAGTATGTGGGTTTTTCTTCATACAAAAAACATCCCCATAGTGAGGATGCTTTTTGAAAGGTTATTTTTTCTTCATCGCAACAACTTTTTTGTTGAGGCGTGATTTTTTGCGTGCGGCGGTATTTTTTTTGATGACATTCTTTTGCACGGCTTTGTCGAGTGCTTTTTGTGAAAGTTTCAAATATGTGTCAACCTCCTTTGTGTTATTGGTTGCAATTGCTTTTTCGAGTTTTTTGATTGCTGTACGATATGCACCGCGGGTTTTGCGATTTGCCTCGGTTTTTTTTGCAGTGACTTTTACATACTTCTTTGCAGCATCGATGATTGGCATAGTGTTATTGAGATAATTGAATTTAAATTCGTCCTGTCGCTCACGAGCGACTGGATACATCCTGCCACTTGCGAGTGACGGGATAAGCATTAGATACCGATCACATCCGCAAAACTGAGAAATTCACGAAAACGATCGTTTCTTATTTTTAGCACAGAACTTTGATTTTGGCAAGATTAGATTGGTAGACATTTAGACAGGTAGATTAGTAGACCAGTGAAAGGGTGTATTGTAAATATTTTTTTGCGTATATCCATAATGTAGTGGTACACTTGTGATAGAAAGCATTGCCGTTTTAATGATAATTTTGTATACTTTTTGTCTACATTTCTACTAGTCTAAATGTCTAACAGTCTAAAAAATGATCGGTTATCTCAAAGGTTCTATTATCGCCAAGACCAAAGATGCTATTATTGTGGATGTTCATGATGTGGGATATGAGGTTTTTATGTCTGGTTTTGCTGTGGAAAAAGTTGATGGGGATGTATCTCTTCATATTCATACACATGTGCGCGAACAAGAAATTTCTCTCTATGGATTTTTGACAAAAGAGGAATTGCGGATGTTCGAGATGCTCATCAGCATTTCCGGTATCGGGCCAAAGGCGGCACTCAATATTCTTTCAATTGCCGACGTGCCGACATTGTCAACAGCGATCGCGCACAAAGACACAAGCATCCTCACAAGGGTATCCGGCATTGGCAAAAAAACAGCAGAAAAAGTCATCCTGGAACTTTCCGGAAAAGTTGTCGCACCAATCGATGCGGCAATCGGTAATGCGATGACACACGCTGATGCGATCGATGCATTACGCTCTCTCGGTTATAGCGCATCCGAAGCGCGCGATGCCTTGAGCAATGTGCCAAAGGACGTGAAAGATGTGGGCGAGTGTGTGCGATTGGCGCTTAAATATTTGGGCAAATAAAAATATGGAAAAAACATGCGGTGTATTATATGCAGTGGCAACGCCAATCGGTAATCTGGGCGATATGACCATGCGTGCGATCGAGACACTAAAGACTGTTGATCTGATCGTGTGCGAGGATACGCGTGTGACAGTAAAATTGTTGCGTCACTATGAGATCAACACCAAAACGGTTTCATATCATCAACATACAACGGATGACAAAGCACAGCGCATTATCGATGAGATCATCGAGGGAAAAAATGTTGCTGTCGTGACGGATGCCGGTACACCGGGCATCAGTGATCCGGGCAATAAACTTGTCGCATTGGCAGTTGAGAACGGTATTCGCGTTGAGCCGATTCCCGGTCCGTCGGCACTTGGCGCGATTGTTTCCGTTGCCGGCATTGATCTGCAGAAATTTCTCTTTTTGGCATATCCGCCACACAAAAAAGGACGACAAACATTCTTTCATCAGGTGATCGCATCTGATGTGCCGGTAATTTATTATGACAGCGTGCATCGTGTGATCAAAAATCTCCACCTCCTCCAAGAATTATCAGAAGAAGAACCACACGTGATCGTCGGACGCGAATTGACCAAAATGCATGAAGAGATCGTGCGTGGCGCAGTGGCGGAAGTGCTGGCGTATTTTGCAGAACATCCGGATAAAGTGCGTGGCGAATTTGTGGTTATTGTGTGCAAATAAGATCAAAGTGTCATTGCGAGTTCGCCTATGGTGGACGAAGGTAATTTCAGACAGCATTATTGAAAGCAAAATGCTGTCATCCTGAACTTGTTTCAGGATCTCACATGTATGGCTTATATAGATCTTGAAACAAGTTCAGGATGACATGGAAATTAAATGAGCTCATAAAAAATTCAAAAATAAAAAACTCCCTTCGTCAGTCGACGGGGGAGTTTTTGAATTTCAAAAAATTATTTCTTGCGGATAAGCCCAACAACAAGAGAAACGATAAAAAGGAGGATGCCGACAACAAGCAATCCAAACCATGCACCGAGATGTGAAATGGATCCGAGCCAGAGCGAAAATCCTGTGAGGACAAATACACCACCGATGATACCGACAAATACGATCGTGAATGTCACAACGGCATTGTGTGTGATGCGATTTGCTGTCTCCTCTACGCGTTCAGCGATACGATCTTGTGCGAGCTTGAGAAGCGATCCTGCAAGCTCGGAGATCGCGGACACAACCGGCGAGGAGAGGGCACTTTCTATTGGTGAGGATTCTTCTTTGTGAGATGGGGTCATAAATTTTTTCTAAGTGATTACTGTACGTTTACTATACCATGTTTGGCAGGAGAAAAAAAGAAATCGGCACAGTCAATATAATGATTGTGCCGATCGGACGTTGGTATTAATGAAACACTCCGGAGGGACGTACTTCTGCACGCCGTTCCTCCAGGAGCTTTGAGAATTGCTCGTCATCATACGCATACTCGGCGGCTTCGCAGAGATACGAGTTAAAACTGAACACGCGCAAGAATCTACAGGCAACTTCCTTTTTGAGGATCGTCGATCGGATCACAGCTTCCACCACCTTGATGTTTGAGTGATAGTAACTGACGATGTTCCAGATGTCAGTCTCACACAGGCGTTCTGCATGTGTTGTGATCTGATCGTACATGTCCTTTCCAAGGTTTTTTGAGTTCATTACTGCCTCGATGATGGATTGTGCGTTAGGGGATACGGGAGTTCTAGTAGCCATTGAAATACCTCCATTCATGGGGTTTATTGTTAAATTTACTTCACTAAAAAACCAACTGACTATTATATCACCAAATTGACAATTTGTCAATATTTAGTGATAAAAAGTGCCATAAATAAAGGGTTTTTGGCAAAATAAAAACCCGATATGCACAAACGCAGTTGTGCGATATCGGGTGTGGAGGTTCTGGGGCAGTTTTCAGGCGGCGAGAGGTAAAGTGGCGTGGCGTTTGTCCATCACTGGAGTTAAAATGGCCGCTATTTTAGGGTCATTGGTAGCCGCGTCGATCAACCAGAGATTATCTGTGGACAGATGCATAATGACTCGCGAAAACAAACGTCGAGCATCCGGAGAATTTCTTTTGTGCATGCTCGCAATGAGCCACACAATGAAATCCTGATCATCTTTATGGATTTTTGCAGCAGACTCACAGAGTGTGTAGTTAAACCTGAACGTTTGCGAAAGTTCAGCCTGTAGTGTTTCTGCGGTTGCGATGCCCATGCTGATCACTTTCGCGATCAAGCGGACATCATCTTTAAAGGTGATAAAAAAATTCTTCAGATCACTCTGAAAGGTTAATCGATCGGCGATCTGACGAAGTTCAAATTCTGCAGTAGCAAGATGATTGCCACCACCACGCCTGATTGCCTGAGTACGTTGGATCACTTTGTTCATGGGGAGACCTCCTCCTAGGGTTTGTTGTTGAGGGTAATTGTTAAGGTAAACAGAGTATCCTAGCAGAAAAAGGCGACTTTGTCAACTGCATGCATCATTTTTTCTTGATTTTATAAGGTTTTTCCTTTATACTTGCTATAGATAATCCTTCTTTTTTATGCATGTTATGACAAAAAATTTTTACATCACGACGACTTTGCCTTATGTTAATGCTGCGCCACATGTTGGTTTTGCCAGTGAGATCGTGTACGCAGATGCACGTGCACGCTTTGAACGACTCTCAGGCAAGGATGTGGTATTCAATACCGGTACAGATGAACATGGTAGTAAGATCTGGCAAAAGGCCACAGAAGCAGGAAAGGATCCGCAAACATATGTGGATGAATATGCGACAAAATTTGATGAGCTCAAAAATCTTTTGAATTTGAGTTACACACATTTCATCCGCACGACAGACGCGCATCACATATCTGCGGCACAGGAAATGTGGCGACGCGTGGATGCCAATGGCTTTATTTACAAAAAACAATACAGTGTGAAATATTGCGTCGGCTGTGAATTGGAAAAGACGGATAGTGAGTTGGTGGATGGAGAGTGTCCGCTACACCCTGGGAAAGAATTGGAACTTATCGATGAAGAAAACTATTTCTTTAAGTTCAGTGCATTTGGAGAAAAATTGCTTGCACTCTATAAAAACAACCCGGAGTTTGTTATGCCACACAAGAGACTGAACGAAATCGCATCTTTTGTAGAAGGGGGGTTGCAGGATTTCTCGATCTCGCGACTCAAAGAAAAAATGCCATGGGGTGTTGCGGTGCCGGGCGATGACGATCATGTGATGTATGTGTGGTTTGATGCGCTGACAAATTATATCTCCACTATCGGGTGGTTTGATGATGAGAAAAATTTTGAAAAATTCTGGGGTACGACTGATGCGCCAAACGCGATTCAAATTGCAGGAAAAGACAATCTGCGCCAGCAAAGCGCAATGTGGCAAGCGATGCTTATGGCGGCAGAATTGCCAACAAGCAAACAAATATTTATCAATGGGTTTATCGGTGTGGACGGACAAAAGATGAGCAAATCATTGGGCAATGTGATTGCACCAAAAGAAATGGTAGAAAAATACGGGGTAGACGGTACACGCTATCTCCTCCTCACCAAGAGCAACTTCGGCGAGGACAGGGACATTTCATGGGACAAAATGACGGCAAAATATAATGCTGATCTGGCAAACGGTCTGGGCAATCTCACGGCGCGCATCATCACGCTTGCAGGAGATTTGCAGTATGATGCAGAAAAGATCGAGCACATCGACCTCGCGGAAGATGTGAATGCAATGCAGATGAATCACGCATTGGAAAAAGTGTGGGAAAGGGTAACACGTGCCAACAAATTCATCGAGGACAACAAACCATGGGAATTGCGCAAAAACGATGAAGCAAAATTTACCGAAGTGATGGTCACACTATTGCAAGACCTGCATACGATCGCAGTTGCACTGCAACCATTTATGCCGGAATCATCAGAAAAGATCGTGAGCGCGCTCAAAACCCGCGAACGCGTAATCCTTTTTGGAAGGATATAAAATCAATTATGCAGGAGCAGATTTATAATCTGTTTCTGTATCAGATCACAAGTTCTTTGATGTTAAAATATCCTTGGCTTGTGTGAGTCTATCCTCGAAGTTGTCCTCAGTATTTATACACATGAGTCCATGTTTTTTCGCTTCCTCACTAAAATATTTCCCATATACAATCAATGATTTCGCAGCAAACTTGATTGTTTCCTCATTTTTGGTATTACCCATCAACCAATCGTGATACTGGCTGGTATTTTGATATAATCCTTTGAGAATCTCTTCTTTATGTATTTTAACTAAATACATAATTTTAATGTTTGTATTATCTTTGTATTTTTTTACCAAATGTGGTAGTAGGTGAGTGCCTTCGATAATATAATCCATTTTGCATAACAAGAGATGGTCAATTAGAGATTCCACACCTGGCCACACAGACGTGATCTCTGTCATGTCAGCGTCAAAGATCTCTTGATCTGTGTAATTTCTAAAAAAATCATCAATCTTATCGGCGTTGAACATTTTCATAAAGGGAAATTTTTTTTCTCGCTCGTCAGCTTTAAAATAAGGCATAATAATAGGACGGATATTATCGACGGAAAGATAGGGAATTTTGAGTTTGTCACCTAACTCTCTGGACAGAGTGCTTTTGCCTGCGCGTGGCGAACCACTGATCAAATAGATCATAAAATTAATTTATATTTAGTATTTATAATAGTACTCTAAATAAAATATATTCACAAAAACCAAAAACAGAAAATCCCCAATGACGATGCAGAGGGGATTTTTGATGAGTGATTATTCAACGTGATCGATAAATGTGATTATGCGTTCATAAATGGACTGGAGCATTTCCAGCGTAAATAGCGTATCACCTTCTAAAAATTCGCGATTTTCTGCGACAAATGACAATAGTTTTATACCTAATCGTGAAGTGACACACTGAACAAGTAATTGTGTCAGTAACTCTATGGGTTGTTCAGCATTCTTTTCTAAATAGCTTTGAGAGAATTGTTTTTGATAGGCGATAAATGTTTGCTTAAGTTGTTCTTGTTGCAAGGCATCTCGTCTTTCAATTTCCTTCAAAGCATTCATTATTGTGGCAGTGTCCATGTATTTCTCCTAAAATTTGAGGTTAATATGAGTAGATGCAGTTTTTACCAGCGCTCACCATGGATGTAAGCGCCTTCAGATTCCGGAACCTCCGAAAGTATTTCTGATAGAAACCATCCGGCAATAATTCCTTTTTCTCCCATGTTGAAATGGCTGTTGTGTAGAATTGTATCAAAAAGGAGTATGTGAAGATGTTTTTCTGATTCAGATATTTGAGCATCCTTCCATTTCCACTGTTCGAAAGTGAAAAATATTCCAGAAAAGATCCCTCGCCCACGCGCATGGGATTCCTCACTGAAAATACTTGATACATAGTTAACCCACGGGTTATTGAATTTTGTAAATTCATCCGGACACAGCTCCTTGTTCACGATAAAACGAACGATTTTTCCATTTAACATTTCTCTGGCAAAACCTTCCACCATAAATTTTTCTACAGTTTTTTGAGTTGGCATGGCACGATCTCCTTAGTTGGTGGTTTGTTTGGCGCATCTTCATTGTGAAAGAACGATTGACAGTCAAGCATATGGCACTATCTGCAATATGTCAATTAAAGTTCAACAAATGTTGACAATATATTGACAACAGTATAGGATGAGGATATATATGTCAGTCAATCTAACACTCAAAAAATTGGGGCTTAATGAAAAAGAAGTGCGAGTATATCTCGCTTTGCTTCGGCGTGGAAAAACTAAACCTGCAGAATTGGCAAAACTGACCAAGCTCAACAGGGCAACGCTCTATCATATTGCCAAAGGCCTGGTTTCTTCAGGTATCATTGCCGAAGACTTGAGCGGTAAAACTTTGCAATATGTATCTTTGCCGATCAACGATCTGAAAAATATTTTAGAATCTGACAAAAGGGCATTAAAAGAGAAAGAGGATTTGGTCAAGCGGGCAGTTGGTGAGCTTCGACTTATTAGTTCAGAAAAATCATATCCCGTCCCCAAGATCAGATTTATAGAAGAGAAAGATCTGGAAAAGTTCTTGTTTGATAATTTGGTGAAGTGGCAAAAAAATGTCATTGCATCAGACGGTTTTTGGTGGGGTTTTCAAGACCACACGTTTGTTGAAAATTATCCCGCTTGGATCGCGGAGAGTTGGAAAACAAAGGAAAGTCAGCATAAAAATTATTTACCGCAAGTGTTTACAAATGATTCGGCTCCTGAGCGGAGATTAAAAGGGAAATACCAGCCAAAAAGACATGTCAAATTTTTGGCGGATACAAATTTTACAGCAACCACGTGGGTGTGTGGAAATTATATTGTCATGATCCATACGCGCCACACCCCTTTTTATCTCATTGAAATTCATGATGAAATGATGGCGCTTAATATGCGAGAAATATTTCGAAAGTTATGGGAAATTCCGACAAAAGAGGCGAATAAATTATAAAACAAAATATGAAATGGATCTATCAAAAAAATGATGTGCCGGTGCGGGATGCTGGTAAAAAGGTGCGTTATAAAGTGACGCCTGCAGCATATGTGATCCCTGTGTGGCAGGGGAAAATCTTGCTTGCGCGGCGATTTCAGACAGGGTATGAAGATGGCAATTATAGTCTGGTGGCGGGGCATGTGGAGCGGGGAGAAACGTTTGTACAATGCATTGTGCGGGAAACAAGGGAGGAGATCGGGATCATCGTGCAACCAGATGATTTGGAAATGGTGCATACAATGCATAGGAAAATAGGAAAAGATAGTGAGCGTGTGGATCTGTTTTTTGTGACAACGCGGTGGCAGGGCGAGATCACAAATTGTGAGCCTCATAAATGTGACGATCTTTTGTGGTGTGATGGTGAAAATTTGCCTCAAAACACCATTCCCTATATCGCGCAAGCGGTTCAAATGATCATCAATGATGTGCCATACAGTGAGCATGGGTGGCGTTGAGTTTTTTGTGTGATGAATTGACGTAAGGCGTGATTTCTGCTATACTTTTTGGACGGTCTTATCAAAGGTGATCCTTGCAAAAAAGGCACTTTTGATCTGACTTTAGTCAGTGCTAGAGAGGCATACTGGCGCAGTAAAGGTCGACATTAACAATTGCATAAATCGCCTAACGTAAAAACCATATGGTACTATTTTTTGTTGGGGTTTTGGAGATGATTATTGTCACATTGTGGACCAAAATGGTTGTCGAAACCAGAGTGATCGCCAGTGGGGCGGTAACGATGGTAAATATCCTGATCTGGTACTATGTACTACAAAAGATCGTGGATGATATCAGCAACTGGCAACTGGTTCTCTTGTATGCCGTGGGGTGTGCTGTGGGAACTGTGATCAGTACATACTATTTCCACATGGACGAGGGAGCCAAAGCTCGCTTGATAGAACAAAATAATTCGTAATTATAAACAGATGAAAGACGATGTCCCTTTAGGGAAAGCGCAAATCGAAAGAACATAAACCGCTCTTATGAAAGTGATAAAGAGCGGTTTTTGTTTTTTATTTATAGAGGACGTGTGCATTTGTTAGCATCTTTGTTATTTCTACACCATCTACCGGCAACAAAGCGAAAAATTTGTATTGCGTAGATAAGTCATTAATTTGTAGCTCTGGTTGTGTCGCCTTGCCTATTTTATTGACATAATTTAAAAAATAGTATATTGTATAGAGTCAGTTTTTTAAAAGGCAAATAATTTAAATCAACCATCCAGAGGAGGATGAATCATGAATATTCTTAAAGATCTAACTAAAGAAGATGCAAACATTCCGGTTTTTCAGATTTCTAACTTTAGTTTTTTCCCGCATGTATTTGTGGAATCTTTGCCGTCATGTCCTAATTGTGCAGTTTTCAGCATTAAAGACGATGCCCGGCAAGAGACAACGTACATGGCTATCTCTGCTAATGTGCATGTTTCGCCTTTTGGGAATACATGGCGAGAAGTTTTTGATGACTTTCTCGCTTTTGCCAGGGCGAATTCATTATTCTTGAAGGACTGTATCGGAATGAATTTTTTCAAGAATAGTCCTGAAAATTATACGTCGGAATCAATGGGATCCATCCCAGAATTAAAAGCATATAAAAAAGGTGGAGAAGTTAATGTCATTCATGAAAAACCTTTTTCAAACGATCGACATCCAGAGCTTGAACCTGGGGAAATGTTTCTTTGCAATACTTCAGAAGAGAGTTTCATTGCTTTCTTATGGAAAACAAAGAGACGGGGAAAGATAGCATATTCTATCTTTGGTGATTTGGTCAATGATAAAAGGAGGAAAAATGACGAAGATCTTTACTATCCCGTTTTCATTCAAATGGCTGAGGTCAAGTGTAGAGGAATAGGTAACCTTAACGGCATGCAGCCTGCTGATTCTTGAGTATCTTCTGAATTATTCAATAAAATCCTACATACCATATGACGATCCGTTACTTATCGCAGAGCGGGTCGTTTTTTAATTCCTAAAACAAAACTTTTATTCATAAATCCAGTTCCCATCGTATTAACCAGTCTGCAGGTGAAGTGGAGAAATCTGATAAAAACAATATATTCTTACACTCTTTGATTTTAAGATTTCTCGACTTTTCTCAAGAAGATAAAGAGGCATATAGTTTTGGTATATTTGTCTATATAATGGGAATTGTGAGATGATGTATTTGAAATATATAATTTAATTCTACTCTCCCGCAGGGAGAGGGTTGGGGTAAGGGTAATTTGATTCCCATAAAAATATGGAAAATTTAAAAAATGGTATTTATCAGCACTATAAGGGGAAGCGGTACGAAGTGATCGGCGTGGCGCGCCATAGTGAGACATTGGAGGAGTTGGTGGTATATCGTGCGCTGTATCACTCGGAAGAATGTGGGGACAATGCGATGTGGGTACGGCCAAAGAGCATGTTTTGTGAGATGGTAGAGATCGGCGGAGTAAAAAAACCACGGTTTCAGTTTATTAAATAAATTTTTATACGTAATTTAACCCCCTCTCCCTTAGGGAGAGGGCGGGGTGAGGGCAAAAATATGGCACAAAAAAATATTCTCGGAGACTTGCGCAAGGAATTGCGCAAAAATGCTGACAAAGACGTCAAAAAAAGTGGAGAGCGATTTTTTAAGGAGGATGTAAAGTTTTATGGTATCAAAACGGCGACAGTGGCAAAAATCGCAAAAAAATATTTTTCTTTGATCAAAGATCTGCAGAAAAAGGAAATCTTTGATCTTTGCGAAGAGTTGTGGCAATCAGGATATATGGAGGAGTCATTTATCGCATGCAATTGGTCATATTCCCTACGAAAGAATTATGAGAAGAAAGATCTCAGAGTTTTTGAAAAATGGGTAAAAAATTATGTATCAAACTGGGCATCATGTGACACATTGTGCAATCATACGATCGGCACGACCGTGGAAATGTATCCGGAGCATATCGCAGATCTCAAAAAGTGGGCACGATCCAAAAATCGTTGGGTGCGCCGAGCGTCGGCGGTGACGCTCATTGTGCCGGCAAAGAAAGGGAAATTTCTTTCGGATATTTTTGCAATTGCGGATATATTGCTTACAGACAGTGATGATATGGTGCAAAAAGGCTATGGATGGATGCTCAAAGTGGCAAGTCAGGCACATCAAAAAGAGGTCTTTGATTACGTGATGCAAAACAAATCTGTGATGCCACGCACAGCACTGCGTTATGCGATCGAAAAAATGCCCAAAGAGCTAAAAGAGCAGGCGATGATGAGGTCTGTATAGGATTTTATGTGGGTAAGCCTAAAAATTGCACGAAAACAAGAGATGTTGACTAATTCACCCAAATAGTATATATTAAGGATAGTTAATTCACCTAAATATTAAAGATTATGATAATCAAAAGGATCATCCAAGAACCCATTGAAAAAGATCTTTTTGGTGGGAAAGCAATCATTATTTATGGGGCGAGACAAGTGGGAAAAACCACTTTAGTAAAGCAAATCCAAAAAAAATATCTCAATGAATCACTGTATATCAACTGTGATGAGCCTGATGTGCAGCAATCTTTGACCGGTAAGACATCCACTGAACTCTTTCACTTTTTTCAGGGAAAGAGGCTGATTATCATTGATGAAGCGCAAAGGGTGGAAAATATTGGCATGACGCTGAAGTTGATCGTGGATAATTATCCAGGAATTCAAGTGGTGGCTACCGGGTCTTCGTCTTTTGAATTATCAAACAAGATCGTAGAACCGCTTACGGGGCGGGCTATAGAATATACGTTATATCCTTTTTCTGTGGAAGAACTTCAAACAATATATGATCCAATAGAAATGAAGAGGCTTTTAGAGACACGCATGTTGTTTGGAAGTTATCCGGCGATGGTAATGGGTGAAAAAAATAGAGAAAGAACACTGATCACATTGGCAAATAATTATACGCATAAGGACATCTTGCAATATCACAACATCAAAAATCCGGAGGTTCTGATCAAGTTGTTGCAAGCGCTGGCCTTGCAAATAGGCAATGAGGTTTCATATAATGAATT
This window harbors:
- a CDS encoding phage holin family protein; the encoded protein is MTPSHKEESSPIESALSSPVVSAISELAGSLLKLAQDRIAERVEETANRITHNAVVTFTIVFVGIIGGVFVLTGFSLWLGSISHLGAWFGLLVVGILLFIVSLVVGLIRKK
- the rpsT gene encoding 30S ribosomal protein S20, producing the protein MPIIDAAKKYVKVTAKKTEANRKTRGAYRTAIKKLEKAIATNNTKEVDTYLKLSQKALDKAVQKNVIKKNTAARKKSRLNKKVVAMKKK
- the rsmI gene encoding 16S rRNA (cytidine(1402)-2'-O)-methyltransferase; this translates as MEKTCGVLYAVATPIGNLGDMTMRAIETLKTVDLIVCEDTRVTVKLLRHYEINTKTVSYHQHTTDDKAQRIIDEIIEGKNVAVVTDAGTPGISDPGNKLVALAVENGIRVEPIPGPSALGAIVSVAGIDLQKFLFLAYPPHKKGRQTFFHQVIASDVPVIYYDSVHRVIKNLHLLQELSEEEPHVIVGRELTKMHEEIVRGAVAEVLAYFAEHPDKVRGEFVVIVCK
- the ruvA gene encoding Holliday junction branch migration protein RuvA, whose product is MIGYLKGSIIAKTKDAIIVDVHDVGYEVFMSGFAVEKVDGDVSLHIHTHVREQEISLYGFLTKEELRMFEMLISISGIGPKAALNILSIADVPTLSTAIAHKDTSILTRVSGIGKKTAEKVILELSGKVVAPIDAAIGNAMTHADAIDALRSLGYSASEARDALSNVPKDVKDVGECVRLALKYLGK
- the holA gene encoding DNA polymerase III subunit delta is translated as MLIYICGEETYTTHHKVEELKSAYIQKNVGGGNCVVFDCDEKCDVYEICRTIGAQDLFASEKMIIIKNFIQSTKAEEQKIMQKAISGTDIIVFWETGLPRKNAFLVGWLNKNADEVLEGKKLVGHDLTMWITQYAKKCNAKIDRETVDELVLYVGNDLWRLAQEIDKLSAYVSGRVIAVEDVHVLVHGQIDADMFATIEAIVARDKGHALTLLKKQLAKGDDPFHIFSMYTYQIRTLLLVGGASQWGVVQDRNVVAKLAGVHPFVAQKALLLVKKVSQKVLTNAHKHLTVLDREIKTGKRDVQSALDLFVMGI
- a CDS encoding methionine--tRNA ligase, which gives rise to MTKNFYITTTLPYVNAAPHVGFASEIVYADARARFERLSGKDVVFNTGTDEHGSKIWQKATEAGKDPQTYVDEYATKFDELKNLLNLSYTHFIRTTDAHHISAAQEMWRRVDANGFIYKKQYSVKYCVGCELEKTDSELVDGECPLHPGKELELIDEENYFFKFSAFGEKLLALYKNNPEFVMPHKRLNEIASFVEGGLQDFSISRLKEKMPWGVAVPGDDDHVMYVWFDALTNYISTIGWFDDEKNFEKFWGTTDAPNAIQIAGKDNLRQQSAMWQAMLMAAELPTSKQIFINGFIGVDGQKMSKSLGNVIAPKEMVEKYGVDGTRYLLLTKSNFGEDRDISWDKMTAKYNADLANGLGNLTARIITLAGDLQYDAEKIEHIDLAEDVNAMQMNHALEKVWERVTRANKFIEDNKPWELRKNDEAKFTEVMVTLLQDLHTIAVALQPFMPESSEKIVSALKTRERVILFGRI
- a CDS encoding type I phosphomannose isomerase catalytic subunit; its protein translation is MSWIIFQPIYKEAIWGGLNLATLFRRKLPQKSSHIAESWEIVDRPNNQSCVRYKQQKTTLREVILSDGAYVMGPRWDAQDRFPILVKLLDCNDRLSLQVHPPHEIAKKFGGDAKDEFWYVIETTKEEAQIFAGLKKGVTREIFIQALDQRNLESCLHAEKCEKGKSIFIPSGRLHAIDTGNVILEIQKNSTTTFRVYDWDRPGLDGKPRQLHIKESLSSTNFSDYEPHMHKNLSNAILATNSSFTVTATTIEHAGKPLALRANHCPRLLHVVEGTVFDQNTGAILHIGSTALLPYAESFSISTSDVAKVLVTRIHV